A part of Bacteroidota bacterium genomic DNA contains:
- a CDS encoding RNA methyltransferase, giving the protein MRKLRIDEIDRKTVEVFKKAQKIPIIIVLDNVRSLNNIGSAFRTADAFLIEAIYLCGFTACPPHKDIHKTALGATESVDWKYFKTTMDALDDLKQKRFTIVSVEQAKGSVFLEKFEIKDELKYALIFGNEVKGVEQTAIDDSDYCVEIPQLGTKHSLNISVSVGIVLWEFFKSFKGI; this is encoded by the coding sequence ATGCGTAAACTTAGAATAGATGAAATTGATAGAAAAACGGTGGAAGTGTTCAAAAAAGCACAAAAAATTCCTATAATAATTGTTCTTGACAATGTAAGAAGTTTGAACAATATTGGGTCGGCTTTTAGGACAGCAGACGCATTTTTAATTGAAGCAATTTATCTTTGTGGATTTACTGCTTGCCCACCACATAAAGATATACATAAAACTGCACTCGGTGCTACCGAATCTGTAGATTGGAAATATTTTAAAACAACAATGGATGCTCTTGATGATTTGAAGCAAAAACGCTTTACTATTGTTTCAGTAGAGCAAGCCAAAGGAAGTGTTTTTCTTGAGAAATTTGAGATTAAGGATGAATTGAAGTATGCTTTGATTTTTGGAAATGAAGTGAAAGGAGTAGAACAGACTGCGATTGATGACAGTGATTATTGTGTTGAAATTCCACAACTTGGTACAAAACACTCGCTGAATATTTCTGTGAGTGTGGGTATTGTTTTGTGGGAGTTTTTTAAAAGCTTTAAAGGAATTTGA
- the sucC gene encoding ADP-forming succinate--CoA ligase subunit beta — MNIHEYQGKRILRKFGVAVPEAQVADSPDSAVEAAKKIRSIASNDSWAVKAQIHAGGRGKGGGVKIAKSLDEVKQFAKEIIGMQLVTHQTGPEGKKVNKVLIEQGIFYPGESEIKEFYMSVLLDRSSSKNIVMYSTEGGMDIETVAEKTPHLIFKEVIDPKVGIQAFQARKIAFNLGLSGKAFKEMTKFAVALYNAYEKCDAALFEINPVFKTSDNLILAADAKVSIDDNALYRQKEFAEFRDINEEDPTEVEAGKYDLNFVKLDGNVGCMVNGAGLAMATMDIIKLSGGDPANFLDVGGSANAETVEAGFRIILKDPNVKAILINIFGGIVRCDRVAQGVVEAYKSIGNIKVPVIVRLQGTNAEEGKELVDKSGLKVYSAITLKEAADLVKKVV; from the coding sequence ATGAACATACACGAATATCAAGGAAAACGGATATTGAGAAAGTTTGGAGTTGCAGTGCCAGAGGCACAAGTTGCAGATTCTCCGGATTCAGCAGTCGAAGCTGCAAAAAAAATCAGGTCAATAGCAAGCAACGATAGTTGGGCTGTGAAAGCACAAATTCATGCAGGCGGAAGAGGAAAAGGTGGAGGCGTAAAAATAGCTAAATCTTTAGATGAAGTAAAACAATTTGCCAAAGAAATTATTGGTATGCAGTTGGTTACCCATCAAACCGGACCTGAAGGAAAAAAAGTAAATAAAGTTCTTATCGAACAAGGAATTTTTTATCCTGGCGAAAGCGAAATCAAAGAGTTTTATATGAGCGTACTTTTAGACCGCTCATCTAGTAAAAACATAGTGATGTACTCCACTGAAGGCGGAATGGATATTGAGACTGTTGCCGAAAAAACTCCACATTTGATTTTCAAAGAAGTAATAGATCCAAAAGTTGGAATTCAAGCTTTCCAAGCAAGAAAAATTGCGTTCAATCTTGGGCTCTCAGGCAAAGCTTTCAAAGAAATGACAAAATTTGCAGTTGCCTTATATAATGCTTATGAAAAATGCGATGCTGCTCTTTTCGAAATTAATCCTGTTTTTAAAACTTCCGATAATCTAATCCTTGCTGCCGATGCAAAAGTTTCAATAGACGACAATGCTTTATACCGACAAAAAGAATTTGCTGAGTTTAGAGACATCAACGAAGAAGACCCAACAGAAGTAGAAGCCGGAAAATACGATTTGAATTTCGTGAAACTTGACGGAAATGTTGGCTGCATGGTAAATGGTGCAGGTCTGGCCATGGCTACAATGGATATTATTAAACTTTCGGGCGGCGACCCTGCAAATTTCCTTGATGTCGGGGGCTCGGCAAATGCAGAAACTGTTGAAGCAGGTTTTAGAATTATCTTGAAAGACCCAAATGTTAAAGCCATTTTAATTAATATATTTGGAGGAATTGTTAGATGCGATAGAGTTGCTCAAGGTGTTGTCGAGGCATACAAAAGTATTGGAAATATTAAAGTTCCGGTAATTGTTCGTCTTCAGGGAACCAATGCCGAAGAAGGAAAAGAACTTGTAGATAAGTCCGGATTAAAAGTTTACTCAGCAATTACACTGAAAGAAGCTGCCGATTTGGTAAAAAAAGTTGTATAA
- the cysQ gene encoding 3'(2'),5'-bisphosphate nucleotidase CysQ: MIKNILSVAVKASLTAGKDILEIYQTADFGIEMKGDNSPLTLADKKAHRTIVDFLQKTDIPVLSEEGRNIAYEERSNWDYFWLVDPLDGTKEFIKRNGEFTVNIALINNGIPVAGVIYVPVLEDLYFGIENLGAFKIEKIAIENESNFSINKLIERADKLPKNIKKEKYTVVGSRSHMSAETEEFINELKKTNGDIEMISKGSSLKLCMVAEGFADIYPRFAPTMEWDTAAGHSICIAAGFLVTKQDGKTLLKYNKENLLNPWFIVKPNG, translated from the coding sequence ATTATTAAAAATATTCTTTCTGTTGCAGTGAAAGCTTCATTAACTGCCGGAAAGGATATTTTGGAAATATATCAAACCGCCGATTTTGGTATTGAAATGAAAGGAGACAATTCTCCCTTAACATTGGCAGACAAAAAAGCTCATCGCACAATTGTAGATTTTTTGCAAAAAACAGATATTCCTGTCCTTAGCGAGGAAGGACGAAATATTGCTTACGAAGAACGGTCGAATTGGGATTATTTTTGGTTGGTAGATCCTTTAGATGGTACCAAAGAATTTATTAAGAGAAATGGAGAATTTACAGTAAACATTGCTCTTATTAACAATGGAATTCCCGTAGCCGGTGTAATTTATGTACCTGTTTTAGAAGATCTGTATTTTGGTATAGAAAATTTAGGAGCATTTAAAATCGAAAAAATTGCAATTGAAAATGAAAGTAATTTTTCAATAAATAAACTTATCGAACGTGCCGACAAGCTACCGAAGAACATAAAAAAAGAGAAATATACTGTAGTAGGAAGCCGTTCTCATATGTCTGCTGAAACCGAAGAATTTATCAATGAGCTGAAAAAAACAAATGGCGATATTGAAATGATTTCCAAAGGTAGTTCTCTTAAATTGTGCATGGTGGCCGAAGGATTTGCAGATATTTACCCTCGATTTGCACCAACCATGGAATGGGACACAGCCGCAGGACATTCTATATGCATCGCTGCCGGTTTCTTAGTTACAAAACAAGATGGAAAAACCCTTCTTAAATACAATAAAGAGAATCTTCTAAACCCTTGGTTTATAGTCAAGCCCAATGGATGA
- a CDS encoding glycosyltransferase family 2 protein: MKEFPLVSIISVNYNQSAVTFEMLDSLKNISYPNIEIIIVDNGSPSDKPELIKEKYPYVNLIISKKNLGFAGGNNIGVKEAKGKYILFLNNDTEVEPDFLEPLVEKLESDEKIAMASPKIVFYYSENKKMIQYAGAVAINPFTGRGRNIGYQEIDTGQYDTTRESDLGHGACLLVRMETMLEMGLMPDIYFLYYEEHDWCAMFRRAGYKAFYVANSKIYHKESISIGKNSPLKVYHMGRNRIIYLRRNTNFLTFVISILFFSFLSVPKSMVQFLLKREFKLFAAFYKGIFWNFFNYKGIHQNPKLKKSENKQFELYDTYF; the protein is encoded by the coding sequence ATGAAAGAATTTCCTTTAGTATCAATTATCTCGGTTAATTACAATCAATCTGCCGTTACATTCGAAATGCTGGATTCATTGAAAAACATTTCGTATCCAAATATTGAAATAATAATCGTTGACAATGGTTCACCCTCTGACAAGCCGGAACTTATAAAAGAAAAATATCCCTACGTAAATTTAATTATAAGCAAAAAAAATCTTGGATTTGCCGGAGGAAACAACATTGGTGTGAAAGAGGCAAAAGGGAAATATATTCTTTTTCTGAACAATGATACTGAAGTTGAACCCGATTTTTTAGAACCTCTCGTCGAAAAATTGGAAAGCGATGAGAAGATTGCAATGGCATCGCCGAAAATTGTTTTTTATTATAGCGAAAACAAAAAAATGATTCAATATGCAGGTGCAGTTGCAATTAATCCATTCACCGGACGTGGACGAAATATTGGATATCAAGAAATTGATACCGGTCAATATGACACTACCAGAGAATCTGATCTGGGACATGGTGCATGTCTTTTGGTGAGGATGGAAACTATGCTTGAAATGGGCTTGATGCCCGACATTTATTTTCTTTACTATGAAGAACACGACTGGTGTGCAATGTTCAGAAGAGCTGGCTACAAAGCATTCTATGTAGCAAATTCAAAAATTTATCATAAAGAATCTATTTCTATTGGGAAAAATTCTCCTTTGAAGGTTTATCATATGGGGCGAAATAGAATTATCTATTTACGTAGGAATACAAATTTTCTGACTTTCGTAATAAGCATTCTCTTCTTTTCATTTTTATCTGTACCAAAATCGATGGTACAATTTCTGCTTAAGCGAGAATTTAAATTATTTGCTGCATTTTATAAGGGAATATTTTGGAATTTTTTCAATTATAAGGGAATTCATCAAAACCCAAAATTGAAAAAATCAGAAAATAAGCAGTTTGAATTATACGACACTTATTTTTAG
- a CDS encoding transferase, protein MIMDSDFHDIKDHTKGGAKSGIIIEDDVWIGARVTILKGVKVGKGSVVAVGSVVTKDVPENSIVGGVPAKVVKTIDRES, encoded by the coding sequence ATGATTATGGATAGCGATTTTCATGATATAAAAGATCATACAAAAGGTGGAGCAAAATCAGGAATTATTATTGAAGACGATGTTTGGATTGGCGCAAGAGTTACTATTCTAAAAGGCGTGAAGGTTGGGAAAGGCTCGGTGGTTGCAGTTGGCTCTGTTGTTACGAAAGATGTTCCTGAAAATTCGATTGTTGGAGGTGTTCCTGCAAAAGTTGTTAAAACCATTGATAGAGAAAGTTAG
- a CDS encoding sulfite exporter TauE/SafE family protein, whose product MQLVEILSLVLIGLLAGFISGGFGVGGGIIIVPALVFFLGLSQQQAQGTSLALMVFPIGLISAFNYFKAGQINIKFVLIIVVAFFIGSYFGSIIALKLPAKLLRQIFGIIMLIAAFKMIFSK is encoded by the coding sequence ATGCAACTTGTTGAAATACTTTCCTTAGTACTTATTGGATTACTCGCCGGTTTCATAAGCGGTGGTTTTGGAGTAGGAGGCGGAATAATTATTGTTCCGGCTTTGGTATTTTTTTTAGGTTTGAGCCAACAGCAAGCACAAGGAACAAGTCTTGCCTTGATGGTCTTTCCAATAGGTTTAATCTCAGCATTTAACTATTTTAAAGCCGGTCAAATAAATATAAAGTTTGTGCTAATAATTGTTGTTGCATTTTTCATTGGATCTTACTTTGGTTCGATAATAGCTTTAAAACTTCCGGCAAAATTGTTACGCCAAATATTTGGAATAATAATGCTTATTGCTGCTTTCAAAATGATTTTTAGCAAATAA
- a CDS encoding ABC-F family ATP-binding cassette domain-containing protein, whose translation MISLNQISVFFGSFVLFKDISFLINQQDKIGLVGKNGAGKSTLLKLIIGEQTADNGKINFPNELKFGYLPQQMVIKDQRNVYDEIMSAFDEIIFIEKKIKTLNHDISSRTDYETEEYLDLIDSLSVANERFQILGGNSIQSKIEQTLLGLGFETSDFQRPTNEFSGGWRMRIELAKILISKPDSILLDEPTNHLDIESIQWLENFLIEYTGAVVLISHDRAFLDNVTKRTIEISLGKIYDYKVPYSKYLYLRDERQQQQIAAYRNQQKIIEDTEAFIKRFRYKASKAVQVQSRVKHLEKLDRIEIDEQDLSKIHFKFPPAPHSGNIIVETKGLSKNYGNLSVLKDIDFFIEKGEKIAFVGRNGEGKTTLSRIIMGELDHSGMCKIGHKVKIGYFAQNQDELLDEAKTVFETLDEIATGDIRTKTRNILGSFLFSGEDIEKKVKVLSGGERSRLALAKLLLEPVNLLVLDEPTNHLDLRSKDVLKKALQQFDGTIIIVSHDRDFLDGLVSKVYEFKNKKVKENIGGIYEFLQRKRIASLVELERKKAIKTKNIEQSISENKKSYKEKKELEKIIRKISNKISKSEAKISELESEIKEMDILLSDSEKISDNSLFSTYEEKKKELEIELGNWELYCQEQEEWENKR comes from the coding sequence ATGATTTCTTTAAATCAAATATCTGTTTTTTTTGGCAGTTTTGTCCTTTTCAAAGACATTTCGTTTCTGATAAACCAACAAGATAAAATCGGTTTGGTTGGCAAAAACGGTGCTGGCAAATCTACTTTACTAAAATTGATAATTGGAGAGCAAACTGCTGACAATGGAAAAATTAATTTTCCCAATGAATTAAAATTTGGCTACTTACCTCAACAAATGGTAATTAAAGACCAAAGAAATGTGTATGACGAAATTATGTCAGCTTTCGACGAAATTATTTTCATTGAAAAAAAAATAAAAACTTTAAATCATGATATAAGTTCGAGAACAGATTACGAAACCGAAGAATATTTGGATTTAATAGACTCACTTTCGGTTGCAAACGAACGATTTCAAATTTTAGGAGGTAATTCAATACAATCCAAGATTGAACAAACCCTGTTAGGTCTCGGATTTGAAACCTCTGATTTTCAAAGACCTACAAATGAATTTAGCGGAGGTTGGAGAATGAGAATCGAATTGGCAAAAATTCTAATTTCAAAACCAGATTCAATTCTGCTTGATGAGCCTACAAATCATCTTGATATTGAATCGATTCAATGGCTCGAGAACTTTCTAATAGAATATACCGGAGCTGTAGTATTAATTTCGCACGACAGAGCGTTCCTCGACAATGTAACAAAACGAACAATAGAAATATCCTTAGGAAAAATTTACGATTATAAAGTTCCCTATTCGAAGTATCTGTATTTGCGTGACGAACGCCAACAGCAACAAATCGCTGCATATAGAAATCAGCAAAAAATTATTGAAGATACCGAGGCATTTATCAAGAGATTTAGATATAAGGCAAGCAAAGCCGTGCAAGTTCAAAGCCGAGTAAAACACCTCGAAAAACTTGACAGAATAGAAATTGATGAACAAGATTTATCTAAAATTCATTTCAAATTTCCGCCGGCACCACATTCTGGAAATATAATTGTTGAAACCAAAGGTCTCTCTAAAAATTACGGAAATTTGTCTGTACTTAAGGATATTGATTTTTTTATTGAGAAAGGAGAAAAAATTGCTTTTGTTGGTAGAAATGGGGAAGGAAAAACTACACTGTCGAGAATCATTATGGGCGAATTGGATCACTCAGGAATGTGCAAAATAGGACATAAAGTCAAAATTGGATATTTTGCCCAAAATCAGGATGAACTTTTAGATGAAGCCAAAACTGTTTTTGAAACACTCGACGAAATTGCAACTGGCGATATTAGGACAAAAACGAGGAATATTCTCGGCTCATTTCTTTTTAGTGGCGAAGATATTGAGAAAAAAGTGAAAGTGCTTTCGGGAGGAGAACGCTCACGATTAGCTCTTGCCAAACTCTTGCTCGAACCTGTAAATTTATTAGTGCTCGACGAGCCTACAAATCATCTCGACCTTCGCTCCAAAGATGTATTGAAAAAAGCTTTGCAACAATTCGACGGTACTATTATCATTGTTTCGCACGATAGAGATTTCTTAGATGGATTGGTTAGTAAAGTTTATGAATTTAAAAACAAAAAAGTTAAAGAAAATATTGGCGGCATTTATGAATTTTTGCAACGAAAAAGAATTGCTTCCTTAGTTGAGTTAGAACGCAAAAAGGCTATAAAAACAAAAAATATTGAACAATCAATAAGCGAAAACAAGAAAAGTTATAAAGAAAAGAAAGAGCTTGAAAAAATAATCAGGAAAATCAGCAATAAAATTTCAAAATCAGAAGCCAAGATCTCAGAACTCGAATCAGAAATCAAAGAAATGGATATACTTTTGTCCGATTCCGAGAAAATTAGCGACAACTCGTTATTTTCTACTTATGAAGAAAAAAAGAAAGAGCTTGAAATTGAATTAGGAAATTGGGAATTATATTGCCAGGAGCAAGAAGAGTGGGAGAATAAAAGATAA
- a CDS encoding GWxTD domain-containing protein — protein sequence MNERNLFMKINPISILSTILLVGLFSCAAYNYSVSNRNVAYIYQSGKSTLNPEFLVYHISDTSSSLFFKINANELTFIAAKETAEEISKIKIHYQIISSLDSYELIDSASTILLINKANISEIFISYIPLTIPDKSKYNIEIVTTDLLRNEKKHSFLTIDKLNKFSRQNFLLKLNNEVYFKNHLIEGEKFSINCTRNHFENIYISYFSKTFPHPYPPFSIINPKSFSFVADSVWTIPNQDYFSFELKYNGMYHFRIDSTKKDGITLFNYDEYFPEFKTANKMIDPLIFITSKKEMKQLLEFGNPKLAIDSFWLKKSGNINRAKQLISVYYSRAKYSNIYFSSYQEGWKTDRGMIYSIFGEPSTIYKSNKNERWIYGNSNSDYSLDFTFNKVQNTFSENDYVLIRNDIYKNSWYKAIETWRDGRIYSIGK from the coding sequence ATGAACGAACGAAACCTTTTTATGAAGATAAATCCAATTTCAATCCTTTCAACTATTTTATTAGTTGGTTTATTTTCCTGTGCGGCATACAATTATTCTGTCAGCAATAGGAATGTAGCCTATATTTACCAATCCGGGAAATCAACTTTAAATCCCGAGTTTTTAGTCTATCATATTTCAGATACAAGTTCTTCGCTGTTTTTTAAAATAAATGCAAACGAATTGACCTTCATTGCAGCAAAAGAAACAGCTGAAGAAATCTCTAAAATTAAAATTCATTATCAAATTATCTCATCATTAGATAGTTACGAATTGATTGACAGTGCCAGTACAATTTTACTTATTAATAAAGCAAATATTTCCGAAATTTTTATTTCATATATTCCCCTGACTATCCCTGACAAATCGAAATATAACATTGAGATTGTAACAACAGATTTGTTAAGAAATGAAAAAAAACACTCATTTCTAACTATTGATAAGCTTAATAAGTTTTCAAGGCAAAATTTTTTATTGAAGTTAAACAATGAAGTCTATTTTAAAAATCATTTAATAGAGGGCGAAAAATTCAGTATCAATTGTACAAGAAACCATTTCGAAAACATTTATATTTCCTATTTTAGTAAGACCTTCCCGCATCCCTATCCCCCATTTTCAATTATAAATCCAAAATCGTTTTCCTTTGTAGCGGATAGTGTCTGGACAATCCCAAATCAAGATTATTTTTCTTTCGAGCTGAAATACAATGGCATGTATCATTTCAGGATAGATTCAACTAAAAAAGATGGGATTACTTTATTCAATTATGACGAATATTTTCCCGAGTTCAAAACTGCCAATAAAATGATAGATCCATTGATATTTATAACTTCTAAAAAAGAGATGAAACAACTTCTCGAATTCGGAAATCCAAAACTTGCTATTGACAGTTTTTGGCTGAAAAAGTCTGGAAATATCAATCGTGCAAAGCAACTAATAAGTGTTTATTACTCAAGAGCAAAATATTCAAATATTTATTTCAGTTCGTATCAAGAAGGCTGGAAAACAGACCGTGGCATGATTTACTCCATTTTCGGAGAACCAAGCACAATTTATAAATCCAACAAAAATGAACGTTGGATTTATGGAAATTCCAATTCGGACTATTCATTGGATTTTACATTCAACAAAGTACAAAACACTTTTTCAGAAAACGATTATGTATTGATACGTAACGATATATACAAAAACAGTTGGTACAAAGCAATTGAAACTTGGAGAGATGGAAGAATTTACTCTATTGGGAAATGA
- the rlmB gene encoding 23S rRNA (guanosine(2251)-2'-O)-methyltransferase RlmB yields the protein MIWRIEGLKIKKMAKSTEIYGIRTTIEAIKSGKILNKVLIKKGLRSTIFSELFDLVKKYEIPYQYVPIEKLNRITNANHQGIVADVSVIEYQKIENVLPAIYENGKTPLILILDKISDVRNFGAIVRTAECAGVDAIIIPTFGSARISADAIKTSAGALFSVPICRSFNLKETIVFLKNSGLQIVAASEKSSNYYYTINFTLPTTIISGSEEKGVSNEYLKLSDIKVRIPQFGKIDSLNVSIASGVIIYEAIRQRMIGSVV from the coding sequence ATGATTTGGAGAATTGAAGGTTTGAAAATAAAAAAAATGGCAAAATCAACGGAAATATACGGAATCAGGACAACAATTGAAGCAATAAAGTCTGGAAAAATTTTAAATAAAGTTTTGATAAAAAAAGGCTTAAGATCTACTATTTTCTCAGAATTATTCGATTTGGTTAAAAAATACGAAATCCCGTATCAGTATGTACCAATAGAAAAATTGAATAGAATTACAAATGCCAACCATCAGGGAATTGTAGCAGATGTTTCAGTAATTGAATATCAAAAAATCGAAAATGTTTTACCTGCGATTTACGAAAATGGGAAAACTCCTCTAATTTTGATATTGGATAAAATTTCAGACGTTAGAAACTTTGGAGCAATTGTCAGAACTGCCGAATGTGCAGGAGTTGATGCAATAATAATCCCTACTTTTGGTTCGGCCAGAATTAGTGCCGATGCTATAAAAACATCAGCAGGTGCGTTATTTTCGGTTCCAATTTGCCGAAGTTTTAATTTGAAAGAAACAATAGTTTTCTTAAAGAACAGTGGTTTGCAAATTGTTGCAGCAAGCGAAAAATCAAGCAATTACTATTACACGATAAATTTCACATTGCCAACAACAATTATTTCCGGTTCCGAAGAAAAAGGAGTTTCTAACGAATATTTGAAACTTTCTGATATAAAAGTTCGCATTCCACAATTTGGCAAAATTGACTCACTGAACGTTTCAATAGCAAGCGGAGTTATAATTTATGAAGCTATTAGACAACGGATGATTGGCTCAGTTGTATAA
- a CDS encoding T9SS type A sorting domain-containing protein — MKKYITINKKNHFLIIFLSLLLLCSGSVLKGQQSNKVLFLGNSYTGVNNLPQIISDVALSVGDTLIFDSHTPGGYQLIDHSLNAVSQNKIVAGCWDYIVLQGQSQEPITNPYDFANGFSALYNQIRQYNPCTIIMPFMTWGRKNGDASNCLAFPVMCTYQGMDTTLRNKYLEKTLFVNGEVSPVSVVWSYLRQNHPSIELYQADESHPSATGSYAAACCFYAAVFKKDPTLITFNFGLNATVASIIRSAAKTKVYDNLNLWDYKKPPISDFGYTTGSGVNEVFFSPKNLQSVQQNYFWDFGDNTTSTLHYPTHSYLLDGNYIVELTTTNCDLQGSYTSIKDTVIQFCSHTPTIITSHPWLCNVDTLWTQAADTYQWLVWGLPITETNQYLSDYAQYNISGFSVISTVNGCSELSEAYSETPEWSGYFYDALGDPCVGDTVAFAVLHVNGFLSGSEIILWFKNSILLSNMSNEDTLLITGSGIYECKIVAPNSNCPLDTTSYVIEYDCGVVVGIENINDCNQNLFWSMSPNPASETITIKFTKNIIQEQIQIYNAIGRIVKEKEVATITIINISDLPAGVYYIRLKNNKRLALKLIKQ, encoded by the coding sequence ATGAAAAAGTACATAACAATAAATAAAAAAAATCATTTTCTTATCATTTTCTTGTCATTACTACTCTTATGTTCGGGGTCAGTGCTAAAAGGCCAACAAAGTAACAAGGTTCTATTCTTAGGAAATAGTTATACCGGAGTTAATAATTTACCCCAAATTATAAGTGATGTTGCCCTATCAGTTGGAGATACCTTGATTTTTGACAGTCATACGCCTGGAGGATACCAGTTAATAGATCATAGCCTTAATGCTGTTAGCCAAAATAAAATAGTGGCTGGTTGTTGGGATTACATTGTTTTGCAAGGACAAAGTCAAGAACCAATTACGAATCCCTATGATTTTGCAAATGGCTTCTCAGCTTTATATAACCAAATCAGACAATATAATCCTTGTACTATAATTATGCCCTTTATGACTTGGGGGAGAAAAAATGGAGATGCGTCAAATTGTTTAGCTTTCCCTGTAATGTGTACTTATCAAGGTATGGACACTACATTAAGAAACAAATATTTGGAAAAAACATTATTTGTGAATGGAGAAGTTTCTCCTGTATCTGTTGTATGGAGTTATCTTCGGCAAAATCATCCAAGCATTGAATTGTATCAAGCAGACGAAAGTCATCCATCAGCTACGGGGTCTTATGCTGCAGCATGTTGTTTTTATGCAGCAGTTTTCAAAAAAGACCCTACATTGATCACATTTAATTTCGGTTTAAATGCAACTGTTGCTTCTATTATTAGAAGTGCAGCCAAAACAAAAGTTTATGACAATTTGAATTTGTGGGATTATAAGAAACCTCCAATTTCCGATTTTGGATATACAACAGGCTCCGGCGTAAATGAAGTATTTTTTAGTCCAAAAAATCTCCAAAGTGTTCAGCAAAATTATTTTTGGGACTTTGGTGATAATACTACATCGACTCTGCACTATCCAACACATTCCTATCTTTTAGATGGAAACTACATAGTTGAATTAACAACAACAAATTGTGATCTACAGGGATCATATACCAGTATTAAGGATACAGTTATTCAATTTTGTAGCCATACACCAACCATTATTACATCTCATCCCTGGTTGTGTAATGTTGATACTCTTTGGACACAAGCTGCAGATACTTATCAATGGTTAGTATGGGGATTGCCTATAACTGAAACTAATCAATATTTATCCGATTATGCTCAATATAATATTTCGGGATTTTCTGTTATTTCTACCGTTAATGGTTGTTCTGAATTATCAGAAGCATATTCAGAAACTCCTGAATGGTCGGGTTATTTCTATGACGCACTTGGTGATCCTTGTGTAGGAGATACAGTAGCATTTGCAGTATTACATGTTAATGGTTTTCTATCTGGCTCAGAAATTATCCTATGGTTTAAAAATAGTATACTATTATCAAATATGTCTAATGAAGATACATTATTAATTACCGGCTCGGGAATATATGAGTGTAAGATTGTTGCTCCAAACTCCAATTGCCCTCTTGATACCACCTCATATGTTATTGAATATGATTGTGGAGTAGTAGTAGGAATAGAAAACATTAATGATTGCAATCAGAATTTATTTTGGAGTATGTCCCCAAACCCCGCATCCGAAACTATTACTATTAAATTTACAAAAAACATTATACAGGAACAGATTCAAATTTATAATGCAATCGGACGAATAGTAAAAGAGAAAGAAGTGGCCACAATAACAATAATTAATATTTCAGATTTACCAGCTGGGGTTTATTATATTAGACTAAAAAACAATAAACGGTTGGCATTAAAGTTGATTAAACAATAG